GCCGGGATGCCGACTCCCTTCTTGTCGCCTCCACGGAGGTGCGTGATCACGGCGCCCAGGAAGTACAGGACCACGCCGATCGCCGCCGCGATGCCCAACGGTCGGTAGGCGATGCCGGCGAGCAGCCCCAGAGCGCCCGCGATCTTGACCAGGCCGAGCGGCAGGAACCAGCTGTCGGGCACCCCGAGCGCCTTGAGCCCGTCTGTGACCTTCGGATCGCCGGTGAAGTCGGGAACGGAAGAGAAGACCAACGCCAGGGACACCACGACAGCGAGGACGACATAGGCGATGAACACGGAGAACTCCTGAGGAGGAAGGGGACCGCCGATCGGTCCTGGAGTACAGGGGCGGCAAGCGATGAGCCGCGGTCGTGCGACTGCCTCGTGTCCCGGGCAATGTTGGGGGGGTGGGCGAGGTGATCCTGTCGATGCCGAGCCGGCGGCGATCGCAGCCACCGGTCGGTCGGCAGGGTCTCCCCGTCGACGATCTGGGAGCGGTGGGCCGGCGGTACTGCCGGGAGGGTGATGATCCGGTGCCGTCGACGATCTGTGGCAACTGCCGTGTACTGCTCCGGTCACTGCAACGGCACCGGACGATCAGTTCTGCTGCTCGGCATCCACCAGTGCGAGGGCGTTGCGGATGCCCTGTTCGAGGAGTTCGTCGGCGAGTTGCCGATCGGTCAGGGCCCGGGAGAGCTGCAGCGTCCCGGCCATCATGCCGAGGAGGCCAAGTGCTTTCAGACGCGCTGACGGCGGGTCGTGGGGTGCCAGGCGGGCCGCGAAGCCGTCGATGAGAGTCAGCGCGCCGTCGGTGTACGCCTGCCTGGTGGGATCCGTGGAGCGTCCGATCTCGTCGAGCAGGGCGGCGTTGGGACAGCCGTCCTCGATGCTGTCGCGCTGCTCGGGGGAGAAGTACCAGCGCACGATCTGCTCGAGTCCGGCCCGGCCGGGCGCCTCCTGCGCGACGATGCTCTCGTGCTGTGCGCGCATCTGGTCGGCGACCGCCGTGGCGACGAGTTCGTCCTTGGAGGCGAAGTAGGCGTAGAAGGTGCCGTGGGTCAGGCCCGCGTCCTTTATGAGCGTCGCGACTCCGGAGCCGTCGATGCCGTCACGCTTCAGCCGGCGGCCTGCGGTCGTAATGATCCGCCGCCTTGTCTCCTGCTTGTGTTCCTTCGTGTACCGCACTGTGCGTTCCTCCATCGGAGCCGGGGGCTCGCGCCCCGGCTGCCGCGCTGGTCAGGTCAGTGTGCCGCGCCTGCA
This portion of the Streptomyces canus genome encodes:
- a CDS encoding DoxX family protein; the protein is MFIAYVVLAVVVSLALVFSSVPDFTGDPKVTDGLKALGVPDSWFLPLGLVKIAGALGLLAGIAYRPLGIAAAIGVVLYFLGAVITHLRGGDKKGVGIPAAIMLVALAPLVLGFATV
- a CDS encoding TetR/AcrR family transcriptional regulator, producing MEERTVRYTKEHKQETRRRIITTAGRRLKRDGIDGSGVATLIKDAGLTHGTFYAYFASKDELVATAVADQMRAQHESIVAQEAPGRAGLEQIVRWYFSPEQRDSIEDGCPNAALLDEIGRSTDPTRQAYTDGALTLIDGFAARLAPHDPPSARLKALGLLGMMAGTLQLSRALTDRQLADELLEQGIRNALALVDAEQQN